The stretch of DNA TGGCGCCGAACAGGCCCTGATGCTGGCTTTGAACAAGAAAACGGGCAAAGAAGTCTGGGCGACTCGCGGCGCGCAGTTGGGCGAAAAAGGGAAAGCCGAAGCCGGCTATTCGTCAATCGTTATCGGAACCGGCGGCGGCGTGAAGCAGTATGTCCAGATGACCGGCAAGGGGTTGGTCGGCGTGCGGGCCAAAGATGGGAAGTTCCTCTACAACTACAACGCCGTCGCCAATGACGTGGCGGTGATTCCGACCCCGATCGTCGATGGCGACTACGTTTTCGCCTCGTCGGGCTATCAGACCGGCGCCGGTCTGGTCAAGTTGTCGCGGGCCCGCTCGGGCAACGTGCGTGCGGAAGAGGTTTACTTCCTCGAGCCGAAGACGTTCCAGAATCACCATGGCGGCATGGTGAAGCTGGGGGACTACATCTACGCCGGCACCAAGCACAACGAGGGCTTCCCGATCTGCATCGAGATGAAGACGGGCGAAGTGCAGTGGGGGGGCAACTTCCGGGGCGAAGGAAAAGGCTCGGCCGCGGTCCTCTACGCCGACGGCAACTTCATCTTCCGCTACCAATCGGGCGAGTTGGCTCTGGTTGAAGCGACCCCCAAGGAGTACGTCCTGAAGGGGAAGTTCATGCCGGAATATCAAGAGCGTGAAAGCTGGGCCCACCCAGTGGTGGCGGATGGTAAGCTCTACCTGCGAGAACAGGACAAGCTGATGATCTACGATTTGACCCAGAAATAGATGTCAAATTGACGCTGTCTCTTTTCACGCCAACCAGAAGGCCCGGCTTATCCGGGCCTTTTTTCGTGGTTTCTGGTGATAAATCGGTAAATCTTGCCCAGTTGACGTTTTTTCCGAAACAATTGTTTCATACACTTGTTTTACTTAGGAAGGATACCATTTGCGGAGCTGTTAAGTGGCAATCGACGATCCAACCAGCAAGATCTTAGCCGCGGCGCTCGAAGAGTTCTCTGAAAAGGGATTTCGGGCAGCCACGATTCGCGATATATGCGCAAAAGCGGGCGTGAACCTGGCCGCCGTCAATTACTACTTTGGAGACAAGAAGAAGCTCTATTCGGCGGTGTTTAAGCAGGCTCACCTGAGAGCCCATGAGGATTATCCGCTGCCGAAATGGGCGCCCGAAGAACCGCCTGAGAATCGGCTGCGGGACTTCGTTCGGGTCTCAATGCTGCGGATGCAGTCGAAAACCGACACCAACTTCCACCACCGGCTGATGATGCGCGAGTTCTCGCAGCCGACCGGCGTGGTGGAAGAACTGGTCGAAGAGTTTTTTCGGCCGCACCACAAGTTGCTGATGTCGATCATGCAGGAAATCGTCGGGCCGAACGTGCCTGAGTATCGCCTGAATCAGTTGGCGTTCAGCATGATTGGGCAGTGCTTGTTTTATCGGTTCAATCAGCCGGTACTGCGGATGCTGGTCCCTCAGGAGACGCTGGACGAACATTTTGGCACGGAAGATTTAGCAGAATACATCTACCGATTCGTCCTGACCGCGCTAGAACATGGCGGGTGGGGCGAACCGCTTGAGCGTCAGACGTTGGCGTCTGATTCGGCGGAACCGAGTGCAAAGGGAAGACTTTGAGATGAGTGAACAATCGAGTTCGCCAGGATCGACCGCGGCACGGGTACTCACCCCGTTGATCATTATCGCCGTGGCGGTGGGGATCATCACCGCGATCGTCAAGATGCGTCAGCCGCCGAAGAAGCAAGACGTAGAGCGTCCGCTGCTAATGGTCGCGACCGCCCCGATCGTCAAGAGCGAGGAAGGGTTGACCTTTCACGTCGACGGCGTGGTCGTTCCCTACCGAGAAATCAATCTGTCGTCGGAAGTCGACGGCCGCATTACCTTTCGCGACGACGCACTTCGTGCGGGCGCCTATGTCGCCAAAGGGCAGCCGCTGCTAGAGATCGACCCGCGCAAATACGCGCTGGAAGTGGAGCGGTTAAGCAAAGAGGTCGAGCAGGCCGATGTCGCAATTCGCGAATCAGACGTCGAGATCGAGAACACGCAAGAGTTGATCGTGTTGTCGAAGCGGAACGTCGATCTGCAAATGAAGCAGGTGCAGCGGATGGAGCAATTGCTGGCCCGCAACGCGACCACCCCGTCTCAGGTAGAAGACGAACAGCAGGCGATGATCACCGCCCAGAATCAATTGCTGCAGCTGGAAAACCAGGTCCGCAGCTTGACGACCCGCAAGCAAGGTTTAGAACGTGCGAAAGAATTGGCCCAAGCGCGACTAGAACAAGCCAGGCTGGACTATGAACATACGAAGGTCGTTTCACCGGTCAACGGTGTGATTATCGACGACGCGGTCGAGCAAGATTCGTATGTGCCGGTCGGCTCCCAACTGTACAGGATCGAAGACACCAGCGCCGCCGAAGTTCGCTGCAGTCTGCGGATGGATGAACTTTCGTGGCTGTGGCGGAAGCAGATCGGAAAAACGGTTGATCCGCTCGCGGCTCGTGGTTCGGAAGATTATCGCCTGCCGCAGGCGCCGGTCACGATTTCTTACGAACTGGGAGGCCGTCATTATCAATGGGATGGCGTGCTGTCTCGCTTTGACGGGCTGGGGCTCGACGAACGAACTCGGACGGCGCCGGTATTGATCCGCGTTTCCAACCCCGACCAGGTGCGGCTTGATGGCGAACTGGTGAAGGCCCGCGGGCCGTCGGCGCTGTTGCGTGGGATGTTCGTCGACGTTGAAGTGAAGGTGCAGCCTGACATGCCGATCTGGCGGGTGCCGGAATCGGCGCTGTCGCTCTACTCGGCTCAGGCGCTAAGAGAGTCGATGTCGCCAGAGCAAGTCGCCAAGGCGCAAGCGTCTGCCGATCATTCGCGGCCGCAGTTCGTGTTGTGGCTGGTGCGAGACGGCAAGTTGGCGATTGAGCATGTCGACGTGTTAGTGATTGAAGACGAATTCGCCCTCATCAATGGTGAGAACGCTGATCTGCGCGATGACGATCAGATCGTGATTACGCCGATGGGATATCCCCAAGTCGGTCTCCCGGTGAAAGTGGAAGGCTAAGCGAAATGCGAGATTTAGTCCGCTGGGCGATTCGCAATACGCCCGCGATGAACATGATCATGATCTGCGTGATTCTGGTCGGCTTGATCAGTTTCGTCACGCTGCGTCGCGAGACCTTTCCAGAGTTTGAACTGGAAATCGTGCTGGTGACCGTTCCTTATCCAGGAGCAAGTCCTGAGGAAGTCGAGAGCGGCATTTGCGAGAAGATCGAAGAGGCGGTCAAGGATACCGTCGGCATCAAAAAGATGACGTCGGTCGCCAACAACGATTATGGCGCGGTCATTCTGGAACTGAACGCCGATGTCGACGCCCAGCGGGTGTTGAACGAAGTCCGCGGCGATGTTGAGCGAATACCGAGTTTTCCGCTGTTGGCCGAAGACCCCGAAGTGCAGCAGATTACGCTCCGCGAGTCGGCGATCACCGTCGGCGTGCTTGGCCCCGAAACGGACCAGCCGAGTCCCGAGCTTGAATGGCGCTTGCGCGATCTGGCCGAAGAGATTCGCGTCGAACTGCTGGCCCTGCCGAACGTTTCGCAGGCGGAGCTTTCTGGCGCCAAGGACTACCAGATTGATATCGAAATCGCGGAAGATACTCTGCGCCGCTTTGGCCTGACGCTTAAGCAGGTTTCGCAGATCGTTCGGGACGAAAACCTGGAAATGCCCGGCGGTCTGATTCGCACGGCATCGCAGGAGGTTCTCGTCCGGGGAGAAAATAAACGCGATATCGGCCGAGAAATCGCCAAGCTGCCGCTGATCAAAACGGTGGACGGCGTGGTGCTGTCAGTCGGCGATCTGGGGACGGTTCGCGACGACTTTGACGACGTCACATCATTCCAGCGCGTTGATGGGCGGCCGACGATCGCGATCTCGGTCAATCGCACCGCGCAAGAGGACCTGATTGTCATCACCGACGAGGTTAAACAGTTCGTCAAAGAGCGAACCGATCTGGTGCCGGAAGGCTTTAGCCTGGTGACGTGGGGAGATCAGTCGGAGGAAGTCAGCGATCGTTTGAACACGCTGACTAGCAATGGTTGGCAAGGGTTGGTCTTGGTGTTGATCATCCTGGCGCTGTTTATGAACACGCGACTGGCGTTCTGGGTCTCGATGGGGATTCCGATCTCGATGCTCGGGGCTTGTGCGACTTTGCTCTACTTCGGCGAAACGCTCAACATGCTGACGATGTTCTCCTTTCTGATGGCGCTGGGCATCGTCGTCGACGACGCGATCGTCATCGGCGAGAATATCTACGCCCACCGCGAAATGGGGAAGAGCTTTCATCGGGCGGCGATTGACGGGACGGCCGAAGTGTTGCCGTCCGTGGCGATGTCTATTGCGACCACGGTGTTGGCCTTTGTGCCGATGTTCTTTGTCGCCGGCGTAATGGGCAAGTTCATGGCGGTGATGCCGCTGGCGATGATTGCGATTCTGGTGATCTCGCTGTTGGAAGCGGCGTTTATTCTTCCCTGTCACTTGGCGCATGGGGACGACTCGGACGACCCATTCAACAATATGATCGACTTCTTCGCCTATCCGTTTCGACCGATTGGCGCCGTAATCAACAAGGTGGGAGAGTTCGCTTCAGCGCGGCTCGATTGGTTTGTCGAGCGAATTTATCAACCTGGGCTGCGGTTTTCGCTAGGCAATCCGGTAACGGTCGTGACCTTGGCGGTCGCGATTCTGGCGGTTTCGATCTCGGTGGTCTATGCCGGGTTTGTACCGCTTAATTTGATGCCCTCGCTCGACAGCAAGACGATTGTCGCCAATGTCGCCTTTCCGGACGGAACGCCGGCGTCACTGGCCGACGAAGCGACCCAACAGATCGAGGCCGCGATTCGCGAGGTCAATGCGAAGCACGAAGAGGGGGGCGAGACGGTCGTTCAGCTGATTCGCCGAAATGTGGGGTTCGCCCAACTGCGACAGGGACCTGGCCAGACGACCGATCAGTTCGGCAGCCATCTGGGTTCGGTCGTTGTGCGCTTGACGTCGCCCGGTTTGCGATCGGTCAGCAGTACGCAAATTGTCGATGAGTGGCGGGAAGCGACTGGCGCGATTGTCGGTTCGGATTCGCTGGTGTTCGACTCGCAGGAAATTGGCCCCGGCGGCAAGCAGATCGAGTTCAAGCTGCTGACGACTCCAAGCAACATGTCGCGGCTTGAGGAAGCGGTCGAAGAGGTGAAAGCGGAGTTGGCCAAATCGGCCGGCGTCTATGATATCGAAGACGATTCGTCCCCCGGCAAGATGGAGCTTCGCTTGCGGATGAAGGAAAACGCCAAAGCGATGAACGTCAGCGAACGGGACCTGGCCGAGACGATTCGCGCCACCTACTACGGCGACGAAGTGATGCGTCTGCAACGTGGTCGTCACGAAGTGAAGCTAATGGTTCGCTATCCTCGCGAAGATCGCCGCTCGCTGGCCGAATTCGATCAGATTCGGATTCGTACCGGCGATGGTTCGGAGCGACCAATCACCGAACTAGCGCACGTCGAAATCGTGCGCCCATTGAGCGAGATCAATCGTTTGGATCAGAAACGCTCGATTACCGTGTCGGCCAACGTCAACCAGCGACTGGCCAACTCCAACGCGATCATCGAAAACCTGAAAACGGAATATGTGCCGGAACTGCTGAAGAAATACCCGGGCGTTTCGATCCGCTGGGAAGGGCAGAAGGAGCAGCAGAGCGAGTCGCTCGGCAGCTTATTGATCGGTACGCTAGTCGCAATGATGGCGATGTATGTGTTGCTGACGATCGAGTTCAATTCGTACTTTCAGCCGCTGATCGTGATGATCGCCATTCCGTTCGGCCTAATTGGCGCCATCGCCGGGCACCTGTTGCTGGGGCTCGAACTGACGTTGTTCAGTTTCTTTGGCCTGGTGGCGCTGTGCGGCGTGGTGGTGAACGACTCCATCGTGCTGGTCGACTTTATCAATCATCGTCTGCGTGACGGACTGACGCTGTATGACGCGCTGATGGATACCGGCCGGCGTCGTTTCCGCCCGGTGTTGTTGACGTCGATCACCACGATCGCCGGTTTGACGCCGCTGCTGTTTGAAACCTCGCTACAGGCCCAAGTGCTGATCCCGATGGCGGTTAGCCTCTGTTTCGGCCTGATGGCGTCCACCTTCCTGGTCCTGTACTTGGTGCCGGTGTTGTACCTGATCTACGCCTATCTGGGCGGTCAGCGGCTGCACCAAGAGGAAGAGGACGAGGACGATCTGGAAGAGCTGCCCCCGGTGCAGCGCGAAGAGTTGGTTGCGGCGGATTTAGACTAAAGCATTCGCCAAGTGAAAAGCGTCATCAAAAAGCGACCTCCTTCTTGGAGGTCGCTTTTTTGTTGGTAAACGTTGAGAGCTCGATTCTGTTATCTCGACGTAATTTGGATGTCGTATTCCACCTTGCCGTCGTTCAAGGTCGTTGCGAGGCCGCTCTTCGATAGGTTGGAGAATTTTCCATACGACTTCGGCGCTCCCGGGATCGCTCGCGATATGGAGAGTCCAGAATCGTCGGTGGTAATGATCTTGGTAACCGGTTCAATGGCGATTTCGTATTCGCCCGCTTTGAGCGGCGCTTGGCTTGGCGGCTGATAGGCGTAGCCGCCGCGTGCGTCGACGATCGCAAAAAACGCTGTGTTGGGATCGGTCCGATGACGAAATCGAACGCGGGTGCCCACCGGGGCTGGTTGCGAGTCGACGGAGAGGACGCCATGAACGCCTCCCAAACCACCCGCACCAGAATCGTGGCAGCCAATTGCTATGCCAACGCAAAGAGTCAAAATGTGATAACAGACTTCGTCGACTTCCCAGCCGCAGGACGGCAGCCGCAGCGATAGTTTAAGAATCATCTAGGCGCCCCTTCACTGACCGGCGGAAAAGTCTACACGCGCAAAACTGCCATAGCAATCGCTGGGCTACTTCTTAGAGCGGTTTTCCTCCATCTGTATCGTTGTGGCTGGTTGCGGCCGCGCTGGTCGGCGTTGACCTGCATCGACGAATCTTGAGGATTCGCCTGCTTCGGTCGCCTTGACCAGCTTGCCTCACCAACGCCAGAAACGCTACAGCTATCAGAAAAACGCTCTAGGCGTCCCGCCGCGCGGTCGGCCTACGACTTCGGCGGGGACGTGTTTAAGCACTTCGCGGCGTTCGATCGCCCACCCTTGAAGGCTCAGCTTGTAGCCAATCATGCGGCCCGCCTGGAGCATCTTGCACACATTGTCGACCGAACAGCCTAGAATCTCCGCCGCTTCTGGCGTGCCTATCGGATCTTTCAACGGAGGAAGAGTCGCGCGTAGCCGTGTGTTCGGCTTTGCCGATCGGGGCCGCCCCGCCGACTTTGCAAAATCTTTCGCGTGCGCGATTGCGGATTGCCGCTCTATGAGGATCGCGCGGTCGGTTAGCTTTTTTCCGTCTAGCCTGCCTGCGTCGAATAATACGCGAACATAATTCGATTTGCACCCGATGATTTCCGCAGCGCGGTTAACGTCGATCGGCTCGCGAAAGTCCATTCCTACCCCCTCATTTTTGAATAGTCCAAGCCCCGCCGGCTTGACATCCGGCAAAAAGAGCCAAGGCTATAAAACCAGCAACAAACAAAGCCCCGAAGAATCGGGGCTATTTTGTGCCGCCAGGCACTTCCACGCCTGAAAGGCTCTGGCGTTGCGGGCCTTACGGCTACCGCACGCCTGACGGAAGTGCCGAAGAGAGGACTCGAACCTCCACGGGAAATTAATCCCACTAGGACCTGAACCTAGCGCGTCTGCCAGTTCCGCCACTTCGGCAGCTGATTGGGGCTGTTGAGCCATGGCTCATCGGGCCGCAATTCGCTTTACTTGGCTCAAGCGAGCCATTGGCAAGAGGTGAATTATA from Blastopirellula retiformator encodes:
- a CDS encoding CerR family C-terminal domain-containing protein, with product MAIDDPTSKILAAALEEFSEKGFRAATIRDICAKAGVNLAAVNYYFGDKKKLYSAVFKQAHLRAHEDYPLPKWAPEEPPENRLRDFVRVSMLRMQSKTDTNFHHRLMMREFSQPTGVVEELVEEFFRPHHKLLMSIMQEIVGPNVPEYRLNQLAFSMIGQCLFYRFNQPVLRMLVPQETLDEHFGTEDLAEYIYRFVLTALEHGGWGEPLERQTLASDSAEPSAKGRL
- a CDS encoding outer membrane protein assembly factor BamB family protein, whose protein sequence is MTTARILALAALTLLGSTAWGAKPEDPNWLQWRGPEREGKATSTGLLPNWDSAQPKLLGMVEGLGGGYASVSIVDNMLYTTGNFDKAQGVVAVDLNTQQIAWKTPVTESVPEHGYGGSRSTPTIDGDFLYVVMSDGTVASLDRKSGRGVWRRSFEKEYGAKRPAWGFAESPLIDGNLVICTPGAEQALMLALNKKTGKEVWATRGAQLGEKGKAEAGYSSIVIGTGGGVKQYVQMTGKGLVGVRAKDGKFLYNYNAVANDVAVIPTPIVDGDYVFASSGYQTGAGLVKLSRARSGNVRAEEVYFLEPKTFQNHHGGMVKLGDYIYAGTKHNEGFPICIEMKTGEVQWGGNFRGEGKGSAAVLYADGNFIFRYQSGELALVEATPKEYVLKGKFMPEYQERESWAHPVVADGKLYLREQDKLMIYDLTQK
- a CDS encoding efflux RND transporter periplasmic adaptor subunit, whose translation is MSEQSSSPGSTAARVLTPLIIIAVAVGIITAIVKMRQPPKKQDVERPLLMVATAPIVKSEEGLTFHVDGVVVPYREINLSSEVDGRITFRDDALRAGAYVAKGQPLLEIDPRKYALEVERLSKEVEQADVAIRESDVEIENTQELIVLSKRNVDLQMKQVQRMEQLLARNATTPSQVEDEQQAMITAQNQLLQLENQVRSLTTRKQGLERAKELAQARLEQARLDYEHTKVVSPVNGVIIDDAVEQDSYVPVGSQLYRIEDTSAAEVRCSLRMDELSWLWRKQIGKTVDPLAARGSEDYRLPQAPVTISYELGGRHYQWDGVLSRFDGLGLDERTRTAPVLIRVSNPDQVRLDGELVKARGPSALLRGMFVDVEVKVQPDMPIWRVPESALSLYSAQALRESMSPEQVAKAQASADHSRPQFVLWLVRDGKLAIEHVDVLVIEDEFALINGENADLRDDDQIVITPMGYPQVGLPVKVEG
- a CDS encoding efflux RND transporter permease subunit; this encodes MRDLVRWAIRNTPAMNMIMICVILVGLISFVTLRRETFPEFELEIVLVTVPYPGASPEEVESGICEKIEEAVKDTVGIKKMTSVANNDYGAVILELNADVDAQRVLNEVRGDVERIPSFPLLAEDPEVQQITLRESAITVGVLGPETDQPSPELEWRLRDLAEEIRVELLALPNVSQAELSGAKDYQIDIEIAEDTLRRFGLTLKQVSQIVRDENLEMPGGLIRTASQEVLVRGENKRDIGREIAKLPLIKTVDGVVLSVGDLGTVRDDFDDVTSFQRVDGRPTIAISVNRTAQEDLIVITDEVKQFVKERTDLVPEGFSLVTWGDQSEEVSDRLNTLTSNGWQGLVLVLIILALFMNTRLAFWVSMGIPISMLGACATLLYFGETLNMLTMFSFLMALGIVVDDAIVIGENIYAHREMGKSFHRAAIDGTAEVLPSVAMSIATTVLAFVPMFFVAGVMGKFMAVMPLAMIAILVISLLEAAFILPCHLAHGDDSDDPFNNMIDFFAYPFRPIGAVINKVGEFASARLDWFVERIYQPGLRFSLGNPVTVVTLAVAILAVSISVVYAGFVPLNLMPSLDSKTIVANVAFPDGTPASLADEATQQIEAAIREVNAKHEEGGETVVQLIRRNVGFAQLRQGPGQTTDQFGSHLGSVVVRLTSPGLRSVSSTQIVDEWREATGAIVGSDSLVFDSQEIGPGGKQIEFKLLTTPSNMSRLEEAVEEVKAELAKSAGVYDIEDDSSPGKMELRLRMKENAKAMNVSERDLAETIRATYYGDEVMRLQRGRHEVKLMVRYPREDRRSLAEFDQIRIRTGDGSERPITELAHVEIVRPLSEINRLDQKRSITVSANVNQRLANSNAIIENLKTEYVPELLKKYPGVSIRWEGQKEQQSESLGSLLIGTLVAMMAMYVLLTIEFNSYFQPLIVMIAIPFGLIGAIAGHLLLGLELTLFSFFGLVALCGVVVNDSIVLVDFINHRLRDGLTLYDALMDTGRRRFRPVLLTSITTIAGLTPLLFETSLQAQVLIPMAVSLCFGLMASTFLVLYLVPVLYLIYAYLGGQRLHQEEEDEDDLEELPPVQREELVAADLD